CAGTGGCAATGGTATCATGAATAATAGAAACTTCTCAAACATGTCTCCTCAGAGTATTAATACacattcaaatataaattatacaaATACTAATACCACAAATATTGCATCGCCCTTGAGCAGTAGTTTCTTGGATGTAAATAATGCCCATACAGCCTCAGGTAGATCAATACCTTCTTTATCCACAATCATTCCGTACGCTGTACCAAGTTCAAACTCAAACTCAACTTCCAATAtgaataatggtaataatgcAGGTATCGCATCAAAAAGTGGATCTTATATTGCTTCTTTGAATCAATGCGGTCACAATCAATACAGCGCCTCTTTACCGAACAATATCGCTGCTATTGATTCAAATGTTATCTCATCCCCTATAGTGGACAGCGTGGAACCTAGATTTGTTGTGTCTCGTCACAAACTTCATGCAAGGACAAACTCACATTCAAATAACTACTTAAACACTCATTCTAACAATAATACGCATAGTTTATCAAGATCAAGTTCGCTATCATCTCAATTGGGTAGCTTATTTTTTTCGAGTGGTAACTATCACAGTAATAATTCTCctacaaataattatagTTATAATAACAATCAACCCACAAACTTACCTTCTACTCTACCCACATCAATCCCAAAACAACCTATAAGGGCAAGACAAGCCAGTTTTCACAGCGGTTCTCGCCAAcattcatcatcatcttcttaTAATGATCAATTCTTAGaacataataatactaacaCCAATACAAATAACAGCATGGGGACATCTCCCCAAATGGAACacactaataataatactaccatcaataacaatattaaGAATCAAAATACTTCTCAATATCAAAGTCCTTCAAAATCAATTCCCGTTCGTCCGATTCAACAGAATCAATCTCAATTACAACATCAATCCCATTCTTCCATGGTGGactttaaaagatttttcCGTAGAACTCCTTCAGGGTCTTTTTCTCCAGGCTCTTATAGTAAATCTATAGGCAGTAACACTCCGACTCCAAGGCAAGGTGATGATAATTCCTCAACTGCCACAAATACTACGAATACTGCTACCACcaatggtaataataattctaccATAGGAGGCCCAACTACTGCCActacaaatataaatattcaattgacaaataattcattctcttcatcttctaattcttcatctctGGACTTTACTCCTACTAGCTTAAATtataacaacaacaataacaatacatCTGCTAGTGTCTCcacaaataattttgaaaatttatacaataaagattcaaatgataatgCTGATTTACCATTCtccaagaaatatattttgacTGGCCAAGATTTAGGTCAAGGTGCTGGAGGATCTGTAAAATTagttaaaagaatttatgATAATCAAATCTTTGCtgtgaaaaattttagatCTAAATttactaatgaaaataaacgTGATTATATCAAGAAAATCACTTCGGAATATTGTATCGGTACCACTTTAAAACAtccaaatataattaaaactaTTGAAATCATTTATGAAATTGATACTATTTGGCAAGTCTTGGAATATTGtgaatttgatttattcGCCATTGTAATGAGTAACAAAATGTCTTATGATGAAGTGTCTTGTTGCTTCAAGCAGATTCTAACAGGTATTCAGTATCTTCATTCAATCGGTTTAGCTCATAGAGATctaaaattagataattgtGTCATTAATAAAGATGGTATTGTtaaattgattgattttGGGGCAGCTGTTGTCTTCCAATATCCTTTCTCAAAGAATTTGGTAGAGGCAACAGGCATTGTAGGAAGCGACCCATACTTGGCTCCTGAAGTTTGTATATTTGCAAAATACGATCCAAGACCAGTAGATATATGGTCTGCTGCAATTATTTTTGCTTGCATGATCTTAAAGAAGTTCCCTTGGAAATTaccaaaattaaaagataattcttttaaactATTTTGCTCGGGTAGAGATTGTGATTCTTTAAGCGCATTGGTAACCAAAACTCCAAATCCTCCATcatatgaaaatattgatgaatCTTCTTCTCCAAATACAGGGAATTCTATGAATGATGGACATAGTGGCAGTCATAGTCCAGCAAAACCTCAATCCAATAATCCATCTGATCCacataatttaaatattggtCCACAAAGGTTACTTCATACTTTGCCAGAAGAGTCACAATATATCATTTCTAAAATGATCGACCTTGCCCCAGCTTGTAGAGTAAATATTGATGAGATTATGAACGATGACTGGATCAGAAATATTGATATGTGCCgtattaatgaagaatctCTTGAACTATTCGCTGGTTCTAATCATTTGCATACCATTGTTGATCAAAGTGAAGCCCATATTGCAGGGCTagaaaggaaaaaaaggataatagccattaaaaatatatattattctcACCATTATTTAGCATTTATTTGAgcatttattaattatcaaCTTCATAtgagataattttttccataCTTGTaacatttatatatacatattttttattttttattcatattaaatatttccctttatttcaatatttgtattatgtATGTACTAATTTTTCTacataatattaatagtttACCATTGGTAAACATAGAACAAGAAAAGCTCTCCACTAATCTAATTAAATGAATCTTTTTAaacttcaaatatattttgttaaaGTATTTTGATGCTACTTTTCATTTTAGCAATTACtagttattttatttaaaaaattaagtgACAGACAGAATCTTCCAAAGAAGTTCGGGAAGCTCAAGAAACTCATACcttaaaaaatgaattttaaacttaattataataagaaaaatacaaattcaaaCTAAAATTAAggataaagaagaaaatagcattctattataaaatattgtaGCATATTACAATGTCTTCtccaaaaaattcattaatcaaattaattGTAGGAGCTGGTAAAGCCGCCCCAACTCCACCAGTAGGTCCAGCATTAGGTTCCAAAGGTGTTAAAGCAATTGATTTCTGCAAACAATTCAACGCAAAAACTGAGGCCTATCTTCCAGATACACCGATCCCAGTACTGATTACAGTAAGACCTGATagatcttttaaatttgaattgaaatCTCCTCCAACAgggtttttattattaaaggcACTTGGCAAAGAAAAGGGACATGggaaaacaaatattttaaataatgaaggAACTTTGGgagaattatcattaaaacACGTTTATGAAATTGctaagataaaaaaaactgatACAAGACATAGCACACTACCATTAGAAGGTATTAGCAAATCGGTAGTAGGTGTGGCAAGAAGTATGGGCATTAAAATAGTACCTTAGTTTTTAATATACTCCTTTCTTCATCTACGGGTCTATAAAAGTAACTCCCTACGAGACCTTTCTTCTGTacattaattgaaaatccTCATCATTTACATTCCATAAACCACTTGtagatattatatatatttatttatgtaataagtaaaaaaaacatttcaaaatttagcTTTGAATTTTAAGCTCcgaatatattttaaacaaacctatatatatatatatatatatgaatacccctatatataatattaaacattaataaaagaCCCAGGTAAATAAATGATGATtaagttattatttctaatttacaGTAAACTTCTATATATGAGGCtataatgatttttatGCGTATGCTAAtgattaaagaaaatagaCAATAATATAGAGATATGTCTATGTACCATGCTTTttttagatatatttttaagatttcttaaatacaatttaaattattttattttttcaattttcttctCTTATTTTGTTtccatttctttttatttttattattattattattattattattattattattattattattattattattattattattagaaacttGTGATCTCTGTGaaatagtttttttattcactACAGGAGATGATGTTACGCTGCTAGTATTGTTAGTATTTGACATTGGAATTGCTAACTGTTTAGCAGTAACATGATTTGAAGACAGAGAGACTTCATGTGGAGTTAAGCGAGTGTATAGCAGATAGTAAGCGTTTGGTTCCTTCAGCATCTCTCTTTCTGAGATCTTATTGATGTATTCGTCATCATATGTAGCCCAAGAGCCATCGGGCTGCTTGCAATGAGCAATATAATGACCTGAAGATAAGGAGCGACCTTCATGAACAACAACACTTAATAACTGATATTTGACGGGTAATATAGAGTCTTTACCGGCTTCACAAAATTCAGTTAAATCTAAAAACATCGGATAGGAGACAGCTTGCTTCATTTTAGATGATGAAGTACCattaaatctaaatttctttaaatggATTAATAATGTTTCTGGAGCTCTTAAGATCGTACTACGTTTTGTTGCATTCGTAGTTTTATTACATTTTTCACAAACGTAACCTTTCTTTTCCTTATCCACTTTAATCAATTCGGGATTAAAGAAATCTCTTATAGACTTTTCAATAGAGAATCTGCGAGTAAGACCTTCTTGAGAAGCGAATGATGTGTTGGTATCACTAGTAGtttttgaagatattgAGTTTGCGACTAAATTATCTTGAGTTTGTTTAGCATTAGATGAATCAGTATCAGCTAAAGCGTTAGTAGTGGTACCAACATTTTCTTCAGATGAATGAAGTTTACGTTTACCTTTCAAATGTAATGAAAGATCGTAAAATGGTTGTTCTGTTTTAGACACTTCACCACAGGATTTACAAGTGACCAATTGCTTTAATAGTCCTCcaaaaatatcataaaTGATGGATTCTGTCAGCTTATGACCTCTTGGAACTGAATCTTCTTGTAACCGTGACATTAATGACATAAAGTATTCATGTGAATCTTCTTGTTGCCATTCACTCATCATACAGTTAATATCATCTAATCTCGATATTAATCTTTTTGGATCAAAATAAGAGCTACTGGAAGATTtgccattttttttattctttaaagGTAAATTCCACATTTTTCTACTAGTCTCAGCCAAAGTATAAGATACAGAATTTGGCTTAATAGTTGAGCTATAGTTACCGCGTAATATATCGAACAAATAATGCTGAACAGCAGGTATATGAAGCATAGCTTGGACTGCAGCATTTGTATAGCAAGTCACCCCATGATTCAGTAATCCTTTTAATTTCAGGCTAGATAATTGTGGACcccaatttttaattattttagaaTCTTTATTACAACCtctatcattaatatttttattaaattcataaAAAGCTGAAGTATTTTCAGTATTAGattttggtaatttatGCTTCAATTCTTCaccttcttcttcatttttagaGTATTTCTtgtcttcttcttctggaGTGTCTTTTGAAGATTCGCTGCTATTATTGGTACTCTCTTCTGAGTTTTCTTTTAGAAGGGATTCTTGATAATCTTTTGCCTCCAGttgtaattgtaatttttcagaGTCTGAAATAGGTTCTAActcatcatcaatatccATGTCATCTTCGGTTTTAGTAGATATCTTTATACTGTCTTCTTGAGACTGTTCGGATACTGTAGAGGAAAGGTTGTTAAcatcttcattaaaatcttcatcatcatcttcggcttcatcttcaatatcatcTGTGGCTTCCTCACCCTCCTTGTCTTCATTACTACTAGTCTCAGCATTACCTTCTGTATTAGTTTCTATAGTAGAGTTCATTACCCTCAGTTGTTGAGCTGATTGAGTACCAGTACTTAGACCTAAGTCTTCACTTATGTTTTCATTATCGTCTTCATGGCTAGCTTTATCAATATCCTCACCAAGATCTTCACCGATATCCTCTCCCAGATCTTCCCCCAAATCTTCAGTAAAATCTGTGGAAAGCTCTTGATTATTAGAAGTTTTTTGAATATGGTGGGTGTTCAAAATTTTGTTAACATTAACAttaacattatttaaattaccTGTCTCAGAAGAGTCCGTAGCCGGGCTAGTAGCGTATTCTCTAGCCTCgtgaaatatttcttcatcttcagaggaagaagaagacACAGTAGCATTAATAGCGCCATTGACACTAGCATTGTTTTGAGTCTCGTTGACATCAGTGTCACTTAACAAAATATCATCGTTAGTATCATTCTTATTCTTAGCAGCCTTCTTACTAGAATATACAGCCTTTTTTGTAATCGGTGTTTGAGAATACATCGCTAATGCCTCTGCCATTGATTTgggtaaatttttcttgtgatatttatttttcatagACTCATTAGCACCAGTATCAATATCCTCTAATGTATCACTCAGATCTGCATGACTAACCTTAGCGTCGTTAGATCTATCCTCATTCTTGGATTTAGCGCCGATGATTATATAATTGCTATTCACTTCACTAGAAGTTCCAGCTGTATTTTTAGCAGTCATGAATGCCAGAGGATTGGCCAAGATTCTGTCCACTAGGGGTTTGATGGTATCCTGGGCAGCCATATTTCTCTCGTGAGCTGTTGCGCAgttgatatttattttcttgcCTGGGTTACAAACCGTCTTTAGTGATCCAGTTCTTCGAACAAAAATTGTTCTACTACTTGAAACAGGTAATGACTCTTAATGATCAGCCTTCTTTAAAGCTTCCATATAGACTCTTGCTCCACATTAGGGTTTGAACAGCCTAATCAGATCTTAGAACAATTTCCAGAAAGCATATACTTTCTGGATTGTTTCTCAGGTCCAATGTATTAGTGGTTTTTGCTCATCGCTTtgtgaaaaatttcaaaaccAATGAAGTGCGGGTAACCTGGATAAAATTGATGTTTGAATAGTTTTGACAATCAACACTAAGGTGAAGAAGTaagtattaataatttaatatgaaTTTTACTTCAAGGTGTCATTATAATATCAGTTACTTGTAGGTATTTGTatataaagaagaaaataggtttaaattaatacccaattatatatatcaagGTAATATCAGGATGGGATATAGAGGGTTTGGCTTAGAGCAATTATCTCCACCGTCTAATAGGCCGTTTAACCAACTAACACAAGATGAACAGGCAGAAAAGGGTGCTCAAATGATGTTAAATTTCATGTCATCATGCCCTGGGAAATTTGCAGTGTCTGGTGTTACTGGGTTTGCACTTGGTGGGGTATTTGGGCTATTCATGGCATCCATGCAATATGATACACCGCTTCATACGTCTTTACCAGGAGTTCCAAATGctgttaaaaatatatctgaCTTACCATTCAAACAGCAAGTTAAGTTACAATTCGCTGATATGGGAAAACGGTCGTGGTCCAGTGCCAAGAATTTTGGGTACATGGGTATGATTTATTCCGGAGCTGAGTGTGTAATTGAATCCATTAGAGCTAAGAACGATATTTATAACGGGGTTTGGGCAGGCTGTGTGACAGGCGGAGGACTGGCATACAAATCTGGTCCCCAAGCTGCTGCATTGGGTTGTGCAGGGTTTGCTGCGTTCTCAACTGCTATAGAACTTTATATGAGAAGTGAAGATGGCGCCCCACCAAAGAACGATTTTGATGcatgaatatttatttatatattgtctattataaatgaatattcCAACAACACCTTGTACATATCCGAATACATTTTTCTATTAGCCTTCTTAATGTCatgtaatatattttcataattaccacttctttaaatataacaaaaattGCATTCTATAATACTAGTCCTAAATATTacatataaaaaaaacaatgatattagatataattaaaattattattaaaactgTCCAATAAATACATCGTACCCGCGTTTGAGatacattattaatattacaCGTGCTACAAGCACTTGAATCCTCCCCCACCTGCTGTTGTTTTGATGGTATAGTTGTGTCACCATGAAGCTGCAGAGTTTCATAAAGAATATCtatctttcttttattaatttgcATTTCATTTTGAAGTCGTCGTATTACTGGGGTATCTTCTAAACCggaaatttgaataatgcTTTGTCTTTTTTCTCTTCGACTCGagatatttgataattgatCATCATTATGACCATCATATTTATAGAGATTGTTGGTTGACCTTATTCTCCTTCTGCTTCCATTTACCAAGTTCACATAACTGTTAGAATCATTCTctgataaagaattatcagCTTTTATTAATCcatctttttctttgttaTTCCCAAACGGAAGATTTTCAATATCGTTTAATGTATGTATTTCTATACCTTTGTTTTTGCCCCAGATATCTTGATTTTGCTCGTTTTGTCTCTGTCGCTTCAAGATATTTTCCCATTTAGTTTGGATAGGCTTTTGAAATGACGTTAATTTTCTCTTGTTATCTCTTAGAAACGATTCTTGATGTGAGATATCTTCGTCCTTATGAAATGACATACTTTGATATGTCATTGAATTTGGCTTGGGATAATTTAGTGGCACAGGATTGCctaaaactttttttatttgggAAATCTTGCTATTACTTAACTGACTCATAGAAACTCTGGGGTCTTTTGTattaacattattattaataccGCCAAGATGCGTCCTTTTTTGGTTAATTCCTGATAATGGAGTTAAACTTCTAATCAAACGAGGCGtcaattcaatattatctaCGTTAGACAAAAATTTACGATTTGTATTATGGGTTTCACTCATAAGCTCTATTTCAGTGTTTTGGTTCTTTTCCAACTTGGGAATATCATTTTTGCCCGGGATAGGTGTCGATAATATTGTGTCATTCTTAAGCACATCTTCTAAATTAGAGTTAGTGTTGCTATCTCTACTATATCTAAAGGATGGCGAATTTTTGATTTCGTTCTCATCTATATCGGTAGATGTCTGATTCAAGGGATATCTCTTTTCAAGTTCTCTTGGCTCTCGTATGAATGACTTTGAATCTATAGAATTATCGGAATCACTATGTGTTCTATAATGTagttttgttttgaaaattCCATTGTTTTTATCTGCaatcaattctttatttttctccACAGCATGGCCAAGTCGCTCTCTCAAATAAGATATTCGTTTATcactttctttttttatattatcagACATTGCCGTATCATCTGGGATTaggatattattaataaatgataCCTTTGGAAGATTATTCTCTATATGATGTTTCCAATGATTGTTAGATATATTCGTATGCTAAAATCACTTTACTGTTTATTCATGGATTGTTCTTCGAAGGATTACTATTCCTCCTAAAATTTACTCAAAACAGAAAAATGAAAGGTTGATCTGTTTTATCAATAGTATTAAAATTGGTTATTTAAACCATTCAGAATAGTttataatttcttcttttattctATAACGCTTTATTAGTTTTAAACGCcaattaaaattcttgATTTGTTGTTTATTTTGTCACCGGTGTCACTAAATAAAACAAGTCACGTGAACTTTCTCGACACAATTTCTAGAAGATtgtaattaaatatttcttattatGTTACATAGGGATAAACTTTTAGTAacttcaaattatttattatagaTTTATCTAAGGTTACTAAATTTCATATAAAGTTCATATTAGTCTACATATTTCAACTCTGATGTTTGAGGATAACAACGTTGCATTTCACAGTTACCTTCTTGTGATAATCTTATGAATGTCTTTGATAGATTCGAGATTGCCTTATTTTTATGTAATGCTAGTTCAATaatcttttcaaatatgaAAGAAGTTTcgaaattttttgaaaatattttcttattcacaattttatctttaataaactCAAAATTCAGTATTTTAGCAAAAATCTCTAAAACAAGAATTACTATTGTATTATCGCTAATTTCAAGACAGTCTGATAATGGCCTAATAAAATCTTGATCAAGTAAGTAATCTATTATTTCATACTCAGTTTCAACCACAGTAACACAATTATAAATCACCCAACATACTTCTATTTTCCTGTCTACAACGTCATACTTTAATAtatctattaataaagGTATAATTCCTATATTAATAacttcttttatattttctatctTCCCACaacaaatattagaaataatccaaattgTATTCTTTTTCCCCACATATCCTTTATTATCCAAACTGCTTTTAATAAGAGGAAGAAGTCCgaaatcaataatatttctcaCTTGATCGTCACTTCCCATGCTAATTTTCACTAAagtttgaagaattagctTTCTAATTTTTACCATATCggtatttaatatattgattAATACCTCTACAACCCTATTatctaaaaaatattgaattgtagattcttcttcatctatTAAATAGGAAGCAACACGAGCTgcatttaaaacaattctaaaatcaggtgataataataatgaagaaagaAACGGTACTAttcttaataattcttctttatcttcATAATATGTCTCCTTTGAACTAATATCTTTGCATAAATTTGCCAGAGTCCAAGAGATTATCCGTACCATTGAAGTTTGATAgctatttctattattaagtAATCCCACTAGGATCCTAACACTTTTATTGTATATTACCAAATGCCTATTGTATACAGAATTAGAAGCAATATTTCCTAGAATCCAAACAGACTGctctttaatttcatctgATGTAGAATATAATAGGCTAATTAATCTGagaataatattcaaatccACCATGAGAGATATACTGTCATTTGAGAAAGAACTGATGATTCTCAAACAGCAAATTGAGTTACACTGAATTTGCTGAGGAGCACCAGGGTCTACACAATGAACTAATTTAGGAATTATTCCGGATCGAATGATAGATGTTGAATTGATTGCGGTCTGCAGATGTAACAATTGCCTTAGTTTTACCAAGATTGAACAAATGCTATCTGATCCTGAATGACTTAATTTGGAAGCAATTCTGGGTAATTCAGTTTCGAAGTCATTAGAAGCAATATCAACGTAATAGTTAAGATTGAAATCATATGTTGTATCAGTGATGTTTGTGTTGAAATAGCCAATTAAGCCATCCATGTTATAATTTGaccttaaaaaaattgaatttattctACTGCAAGGATATTTTTCAGCCATTGCTGCGTCAATAACATTTCGCTTTGAAAGATATTCATCTCTAAATGCCTTTCTTGTTTCAATATGTTTTTGAtgatttcttcttttcaattcattgTGATTAAATctctttttattcttatattttttaattctataagcattagttttattattattattattattattgttgctTTCCGAGGTCATCTAACTTATATCTCAAAAagcaaagaaaattataaatgtATAGACTTAGTGAACCAACCAATTATTAGCAAAAATTAGatgttaatattattagccAGCTCATAAaacaatgaaaataaatactaATTAAATTACTCTTGATAGTATCTTTTAACtatcataatattatttacgAAGATTCTTTTGTGGCGCATAAAAAGCAGCTAAACCGATAGATATCATTACtcaatgaaaataattaattatttaaatatttgatgattcaaaaagaattaagTATTAGGCATTACACacaaaagaattattaggCATAAGGATACAATTGTACTTTAAGTTAGTTTATAAAGgcataaaaaaataaaaaaataatccaaattaAACCTGCAACAGAAAAGACGCCTGCTTATTTAGCGTTCCCTTTTATcgtttaaaaataaatatattaacaGAAGCCATTCAGAGCGCTAGTTTGATTCCAAGGATCTtccatttttcattaactcataaactaatttaaaataaattcatacCCCCAtacttaataatttgattaagTACCATCATTGTCTCTAATAATGGAATAGAAAAAAGATAGATAGGAATATCAATTGTCAATTAATTAaactataataataataaagcaCCGGCAACAAGAGCAGGACCAGCAGCCATAccaaatatattcataGAGTTCATACCAGCCACATTTTCGATATCTCTTTCAACAATTCTGGCACGGGtttcaatatcttcagtttcaaattcaacTTCAACTGGTTCTGTTTCTTGTGGTCTTTCTGGGGCTTCGGTGATGATATCTCTCTTGAAATGGGTTTTGTGAGATTTCTTGGTTTTGTTGAATTTACCATATTTGTGAGTACCAGAAATAGTTGGTTTGTGAGATTTCTTGGTTTTGTTGAATTTACCATATTTATGAGTACCAGAAATAGTTGGTTTGTGAGATTTCTTGGTTTTGTTGAATTTACCATATTTGTGAGTACCAGAAATAGTTGGTTTGTGAGATTTCTTAGTCTTGTTGAATTTACCGTATTTCTTAGTACCTGATATAGTTGGCTTATGAGATTTCTTGgttttattgaatttaccGTATTTCTTAGTACCAGAGATAGTTGGCTTGTGAGATTTCTTAGTCTTGTTGAATTTACCGTACTTCTTGGTGTTGTGAGTGGTATCAGTGAATGGTAAACGAGAAGTCAAGGTAGTGACCTCTTTGTTTTCTTCAGTAGTATCTTTATCTTTAGCTACAGCAAAAGAGGCCAAAGTAGCCAATAAAGTCAAGGAAACTGCTGAATATCTCATCTTGTTCTATTTAACAATTAATTCTatggtaaaaataaatcaaattcttGAAAAGTGGCAAAGTTCagttataaatatttttatattaaaccTTATTTtagttcttttatatttttaaaaatgaagacAAATACAAAATCAATTGGATGGTTCTATTTggattaataataagatgGTATCTTAAATTATGGTAGTTAGGATCGctattgataaattttcaaatttttccgacttttattttgttgagTGTGAGGATAAATATGCAAAACAAAAAGGGTTTTGAAAAGAATCGAAAGGGCGAAAGTAGTTTAAAACAATtggaatgaaaaaaaagttggTTTCAAGTCGAAGTCGAAAGtaatatcaaataaaaatttagaaagcGAACGCACAGGTTGATGAGTTGGTTATATATAACGTACAACAGTATTTGAATACAATAGTTATCTCTCAAAGAGGGAATTGAAGGAGTTCTGAATAAAGTCCACGAGGACttcaaatttctttttcaattggcTTCAAGGAGATGCCGAGTAGTTTTTTCATAGCTCCCTTTTGAAAACAcaaacaaatacaaatatggCCCAGTTAAGAACACAGATAAACACACGATTATGCAATCTAGAACCTTTATTCCGTACAGTGTCCATAAGCTTAATGATGCTATCGTTGAACCAGACATGGCCACAGGGGCATCCGCTACTTTCTCAGACACTGAATTACCGGTTTGCTTCCCTAAACAAACACCGGGCAACGGATAAAACCAATCGACAGAGTAGCTAATCAAAATACACTGGATTCCTCCAACCGGCTCTTGCCATCCGTACCCTAGTGCCCAATCTGCAAGGATGTTAAACACTTATGCacctattattatttcattatttttttcacttgtcaaaataaacaaacCATATTGGGAAACAGTCAATACCCGAAGGTTCCCCAGAAAATCCCGCAGCAAAATCTGTGTTGCAGTTGACGGAATGTCCTTTTCTGGTTAGCTCCGAGCCGAGCAGTTTACTGTGGTAatgaacaaaataaaaaatgatgGCCAAAATGATGGTAAAGTGtgtttatttgtttgtaTATTGAAATAACACTGCTTACGTAGAATTTCTCGCGTTGTAACTAGTTATGGTAACGCAAGCTATAAAagtttcaattttcaaCGGCGAGAGAAGTTTGAGTGAGCGGTGAACTATTGATTACTATTCTA
The window above is part of the Henningerozyma blattae CBS 6284 chromosome 2, complete genome genome. Proteins encoded here:
- the TBLA0B09790 gene encoding uncharacterized protein (similar to Saccharomyces cerevisiae SRP1 (YNL189W); ancestral locus Anc_2.63), producing the protein MTSESNNNNNNNNKTNAYRIKKYKNKKRFNHNELKRRNHQKHIETRKAFRDEYLSKRNVIDAAMAEKYPCSRINSIFLRSNYNMDGLIGYFNTNITDTTYDFNLNYYVDIASNDFETELPRIASKLSHSGSDSICSILVKLRQLLHLQTAINSTSIIRSGIIPKLVHCVDPGAPQQIQCNSICCLRIISSFSNDSISLMVDLNIILRLISLLYSTSDEIKEQSVWILGNIASNSVYNRHLVIYNKSVRILVGLLNNRNSYQTSMVRIISWTLANLCKDISSKETYYEDKEELLRIVPFLSSLLLSPDFRIVLNAARVASYLIDEEESTIQYFLDNRVVEVLINILNTDMVKIRKLILQTLVKISMGSDDQVRNIIDFGLLPLIKSSLDNKGYVGKKNTIWIISNICCGKIENIKEVINIGIIPLLIDILKYDVVDRKIEVCWVIYNCVTVVETEYEIIDYLLDQDFIRPLSDCLEISDNTIVILVLEIFAKILNFEFIKDKIVNKKIFSKNFETSFIFEKIIELALHKNKAISNLSKTFIRLSQEGNCEMQRCYPQTSELKYVD
- the TBLA0B09800 gene encoding uncharacterized protein (similar to Saccharomyces cerevisiae YNL190W; ancestral locus Anc_2.62), producing MRYSAVSLTLLATLASFAVAKDKDTTEENKEVTTLTSRLPFTDTTHNTKKYGKFNKTKKSHKPTISGTKKYGKFNKTKKSHKPTISGTKKYGKFNKTKKSHKPTISGTHKYGKFNKTKKSHKPTISGTHKYGKFNKTKKSHKPTISGTHKYGKFNKTKKSHKTHFKRDIITEAPERPQETEPVEVEFETEDIETRARIVERDIENVAGMNSMNIFGMAAGPALVAGALLLL